Proteins encoded together in one Acidobacteriota bacterium window:
- a CDS encoding N-acetyltransferase, which translates to MIIREEQPTDIPAIRAIHDAAFGGTAEARLVDRLRQSEDLLISLIAIEDGALVGHILFSKLPIELTDGTVLKGAALAPMAVLPSQQRRGISSVLVRESIAKCRLLGIQVIAVLGHPTYYPRFGFTARSGKAIDCKYTCENFMALELESGILHGVRGKARYAPAFSDFD; encoded by the coding sequence ATGATTATTCGCGAAGAACAGCCCACCGACATTCCAGCCATTCGCGCCATCCATGATGCGGCCTTCGGCGGCACGGCGGAAGCACGATTGGTGGACCGGTTGCGCCAGAGCGAAGACCTGCTCATCTCACTGATCGCCATTGAGGACGGCGCTCTGGTAGGCCATATACTCTTCAGCAAGCTCCCGATTGAGCTGACCGACGGAACCGTGCTCAAGGGCGCGGCGCTCGCGCCGATGGCGGTCCTGCCGTCGCAGCAACGGCGCGGCATCAGCTCCGTGCTGGTGCGCGAAAGCATCGCCAAGTGTCGACTGCTGGGCATTCAGGTGATTGCCGTCCTCGGTCATCCGACCTACTACCCACGCTTCGGCTTCACCGCGCGCAGCGGGAAGGCCATCGACTGCAAGTACACCTGCGAAAACTTCATGGCTTTGGAGCTGGAGAGCGGCATTCTGCATGGAGTTCGCGGCAAGGCCCGCTACGCTCCGGCCTTCAGTGATTTCGATTGA